In the Drosophila takahashii strain IR98-3 E-12201 chromosome 3R, DtakHiC1v2, whole genome shotgun sequence genome, one interval contains:
- the LOC108069873 gene encoding calcium uptake protein 1 homolog, mitochondrial isoform X2, translating into MTHFWPLIFLWARSTSGIFSHFLSDNNGENWTSRIRIWPWSFVLHATSGISSGIASNGNTSNTIKRRGPLSSHRASFRDYTIRQYENRLRLFSHPTKIFRYFATIKMKNKSGKWELYMTARDFLRSIQPGEIQPQHLGLDKFHVLDEKAAQKWQPDVSDDSIFLKIEKRGLLTYSDYVLLSILLSIPERNVRIGFKLFDANGDGDVTIEDMEQVLVAITQGEASVMNSHLRKYLFDSRFSRTMGINDFLEFLQELHTEIHTLQFENLLKGSRSVISELDFAKLVLGLRNSHSERLETLQRVKKKFGNMDRGISLEEFLAFFRFVQDVSVMDNALAFYYFTGADISPKTLRHISHVVTGVELSEHLTDVIFSIFDHDRDNIIQRNEFTKMRRQWMHPVPLRKNLRLSSTICIVCKCIWKILPTWKSPL; encoded by the exons ATGACGCACTTCTGGCCTCTGATTTTCCTTTGGGCCCGCTCTACTTCGGGAATTTTCTCTCACTTTCTGAGCGACAACAATGGTGAAAACTGGACCAGTCGGATACGAATATGGCCATGGTCCTTCGTTTTGCATGCCACCTCTGGAATCTCCTCTGGAATCGCCTCCAATGGAAATACTAGTAATACCATTAAGCGACGCGGACCTTTAAGCTCTCATCGAGCTTCGTTCCGTGATTATACCATCAGGCAGTATGAAAATCGACTCAGATTGTTCTCGCATCCCACGAAGATTTTTCGCTACTTTGCCACCATAAAGATGAAGAACAAATCCGGCAAATGGGAGCTGTACATGACTGCCAGAGATTTCCTGAGATCCATACAGCCGGGGGAAATTCAGCCACAACATTTGGGCTTGGACAAGTTCCATGTTCTCGACGAGAAGGCGGCACAGAAATGGCAGCCGGATGTCAGTGACGACAGCATCTTCCTGAAGATCGAGAAGCGGGGCCTGCTGACCTACAGTGACTATGTGCTGCTCTCAATCCTGCTCTCCATTCCGGAGCGAAACGTTCGGATTGGCTTCAAGCTATTTGATGCGAATGGTGACGGCGACGTGACCATCGAGGACATGGAACAAGTCCTTGTGGCCATCACCCAGGGCGAGGCATCCGTGATGAACTCGCACCTGAGAAAGTATCTCTTTGACTCGCGATTCAGTAGGACCATGGGTATTAATGACTTCCTGGAGTTCCTGCAAGAGCTGCACACCGAGATCCACACGCTGCAGTTTGAGAATCTCTTGAAGGGGTCAAG ATCGGTGATCTCCGAACTGGACTTTGCCAAATTGGTGCTGGGCCTTCGAAATTCCCACAGTGAGCGACTCGAAACGCTGCAGCGAGTCAAGAAGAAGTTTGGAAATATGGATCGCGGAATAAGTCTGGAGGAGTTCTTGGCCTTTTTTCGGTTTGTCCAGGATGTGAGTGTCATGGATAATGCCCTCGCCTTTTACTACTTCACCGGGGCGGACATTTCACCCAAAACACTGCGACACATCTCACATGTAGTGACCGGCGTGGAACTCTCCGAACACCTTACGGATGTGATTTTCTCCATCTTCGATCACGACAGAGACAACATTATTCAGCGCAACGAATTCACCAAGATGAGGCGCCAGTGGATGCATCCCGTTCCGTTGCGAAAAAATCTGAGGCTCTCATCCACGATCTGCATTGTCTGCAAGTGCATCTGGAAAATACTGCCAACCTGGAAGTCGCCCCTCTAG
- the LOC108069873 gene encoding calcium uptake protein 1, mitochondrial isoform X1, translating into MTHFWPLIFLWARSTSGIFSHFLSDNNGENWTSRIRIWPWSFVLHATSGISSGIASNGNTSNTIKRRGPLSSHRASFRDYTIRQYENRLRLFSHPTKIFRYFATIKMKNKSGKWELYMTARDFLRSIQPGEIQPQHLGLDKFHVLDEKAAQKWQPDVSDDSIFLKIEKRGLLTYSDYVLLSILLSIPERNVRIGFKLFDANGDGDVTIEDMEQVLVAITQGEASVMNSHLRKYLFDSRFSRTMGINDFLEFLQELHTEIHTLQFENLLKGSSFGIPRSVISELDFAKLVLGLRNSHSERLETLQRVKKKFGNMDRGISLEEFLAFFRFVQDVSVMDNALAFYYFTGADISPKTLRHISHVVTGVELSEHLTDVIFSIFDHDRDNIIQRNEFTKMRRQWMHPVPLRKNLRLSSTICIVCKCIWKILPTWKSPL; encoded by the exons ATGACGCACTTCTGGCCTCTGATTTTCCTTTGGGCCCGCTCTACTTCGGGAATTTTCTCTCACTTTCTGAGCGACAACAATGGTGAAAACTGGACCAGTCGGATACGAATATGGCCATGGTCCTTCGTTTTGCATGCCACCTCTGGAATCTCCTCTGGAATCGCCTCCAATGGAAATACTAGTAATACCATTAAGCGACGCGGACCTTTAAGCTCTCATCGAGCTTCGTTCCGTGATTATACCATCAGGCAGTATGAAAATCGACTCAGATTGTTCTCGCATCCCACGAAGATTTTTCGCTACTTTGCCACCATAAAGATGAAGAACAAATCCGGCAAATGGGAGCTGTACATGACTGCCAGAGATTTCCTGAGATCCATACAGCCGGGGGAAATTCAGCCACAACATTTGGGCTTGGACAAGTTCCATGTTCTCGACGAGAAGGCGGCACAGAAATGGCAGCCGGATGTCAGTGACGACAGCATCTTCCTGAAGATCGAGAAGCGGGGCCTGCTGACCTACAGTGACTATGTGCTGCTCTCAATCCTGCTCTCCATTCCGGAGCGAAACGTTCGGATTGGCTTCAAGCTATTTGATGCGAATGGTGACGGCGACGTGACCATCGAGGACATGGAACAAGTCCTTGTGGCCATCACCCAGGGCGAGGCATCCGTGATGAACTCGCACCTGAGAAAGTATCTCTTTGACTCGCGATTCAGTAGGACCATGGGTATTAATGACTTCCTGGAGTTCCTGCAAGAGCTGCACACCGAGATCCACACGCTGCAGTTTGAGAATCTCTTGAAGGGGTCAAG TTTTGGTATCCCCAGATCGGTGATCTCCGAACTGGACTTTGCCAAATTGGTGCTGGGCCTTCGAAATTCCCACAGTGAGCGACTCGAAACGCTGCAGCGAGTCAAGAAGAAGTTTGGAAATATGGATCGCGGAATAAGTCTGGAGGAGTTCTTGGCCTTTTTTCGGTTTGTCCAGGATGTGAGTGTCATGGATAATGCCCTCGCCTTTTACTACTTCACCGGGGCGGACATTTCACCCAAAACACTGCGACACATCTCACATGTAGTGACCGGCGTGGAACTCTCCGAACACCTTACGGATGTGATTTTCTCCATCTTCGATCACGACAGAGACAACATTATTCAGCGCAACGAATTCACCAAGATGAGGCGCCAGTGGATGCATCCCGTTCCGTTGCGAAAAAATCTGAGGCTCTCATCCACGATCTGCATTGTCTGCAAGTGCATCTGGAAAATACTGCCAACCTGGAAGTCGCCCCTCTAG